A stretch of Pseudomonas sp. LS.1a DNA encodes these proteins:
- a CDS encoding CPBP family intramembrane glutamic endopeptidase, with product MPRFHLIALLLLALGYTLALRHGNLGIATLPTFLALLASALLTRRPQRWQQALGHTLFILLAIALALHWLPGFDAAKVIDGVIFSPGALPFTMYLNLDKPLIGAWLLLACPWLILWRSQGLVTSLLYVLPLTLLACLGGAWALGMLAWAPKWPDQAWLWLLNNLLLVSLTEELLFRGYIQAGLQRLLRHQGLALFAAALLFGLAHLGAGWQWVYLATLAGIGYGLAYRWGGLAAAVLCHFGLNLVHFTLFSYPMLALG from the coding sequence GTGCCTCGCTTCCACCTGATCGCACTTTTACTCCTGGCGCTCGGCTACACCCTCGCCCTGAGGCACGGCAACCTCGGCATCGCCACCCTGCCCACCTTTCTCGCCCTGCTCGCCAGCGCTCTGCTCACTCGCCGTCCCCAGCGCTGGCAACAAGCCCTGGGCCACACCTTGTTCATCCTGCTGGCCATCGCCCTGGCCCTGCACTGGCTGCCCGGTTTCGACGCGGCCAAGGTAATCGACGGCGTCATCTTCAGCCCCGGCGCCCTACCCTTCACGATGTACCTGAACCTGGACAAACCGCTGATCGGCGCGTGGCTGCTCCTGGCCTGCCCTTGGCTGATCCTGTGGCGCAGCCAGGGCCTGGTGACCAGTCTGCTGTACGTCCTGCCCCTGACCCTGCTTGCCTGCCTGGGTGGTGCCTGGGCACTTGGCATGCTGGCCTGGGCCCCGAAATGGCCCGACCAGGCCTGGCTCTGGCTGCTGAACAACCTGCTGCTGGTAAGCCTGACCGAAGAACTGCTGTTCCGCGGTTACATCCAGGCCGGCCTGCAACGGTTGTTGCGCCACCAAGGGCTGGCATTGTTCGCCGCCGCCTTGCTGTTCGGCCTGGCCCACCTGGGGGCCGGCTGGCAATGGGTGTACCTGGCCACCCTTGCCGGTATCGGCTACGGCCTGGCGTACCGCTGGGGCGGTTTGGCGGCCGCGGTGCTCTGCCATTTCGGCCTGAACCTGGTGCACTTCACCCTCTTCAGTTATCCGATGCTAGCTCTTGGCTAG
- the acnA gene encoding aconitate hydratase AcnA — MPSLDSLNTLKSLKVGDQTYHYFSLTEAARQLGDLQRLPMSLKVLLENLLRWEDGKTVTGDDLRALAQWLGERRSDREIQYRPARVLMQDFTGVPAVVDLAAMRAAMAKAGGDPQRINPLSPVDLVIDHSVMVDHYGTPQAFSENVDIEMQRNGERYAFLRWGQSAFTNFRVVPPGTGICHQVNLEYLGRTVWTREADGRTYAFPDTLVGTDSHTTMINGLGVLGWGVGGIEAEAAMLGQPVSMLIPEVIGFKLTGKLREGITATDLVLTVTQMLRKKGVVGKFVEFYGDGLAELPLADRATIANMAPEYGATCGFFPVDQVTLDYLRLSGRPEATVQLVEQYCKAQGLWRLPGQEPLFSDSLALDMQEVEASLAGPKRPQDRVALGQVSQAFDHFIELQPKPLAKEVSRLESEGGGGVAVGNADQAGEIEYSHQGQTQILRDGAVVIAAITSCTNTSNPSVMMAAGLVAKKALEKGLKRKPWVKSSLAPGSKVVTDYFKAAGLSPYLDQLGFDLVGYGCTTCIGNSGPLDDAIEKAIGSADLTVASVLSGNRNFEGRVHPLVKTNWLASPPLVVAYALAGSVRLDLTRDPLGTGKDGQPVYLRDIWPSQQEIAAAVAKVDTEMFHREYAEVFAGDAQWQAIQVPQAATYVWQADSTYIQHPPFFDDIGGPPPQITDIQGARILALLGDSVTTDHISPAGNIKADSPAGRYLREQGVEPRDFNSYGSRRGNHEVMMRGTFANIRIRNEMLAGEEGGNTLHVPSGEKLSIYDAAMRYQQEGTPLVVIAGQEYGTGSSRDWAAKGTNLLGVKAVLAESFERIHRSNLVGMGVLPLQFKAGHNRKQLGLTGKERIDVLGLHGAQIRPGMSLPLRITRADGQQEQIEVLCRIDTVNEVEYFKAGGILHYVLRQLIAS; from the coding sequence ATGCCCTCGCTCGATAGCCTGAATACCCTCAAATCCCTCAAGGTCGGCGACCAGACCTACCATTACTTCAGCCTCACCGAGGCCGCCCGCCAGCTGGGCGACCTGCAGCGTCTGCCCATGTCGCTGAAGGTGCTGCTGGAAAACCTGCTGCGCTGGGAGGACGGCAAGACCGTCACCGGCGACGACCTGCGCGCCCTCGCCCAATGGCTGGGCGAGCGGCGCTCCGACCGCGAGATCCAGTACCGCCCCGCGCGGGTACTTATGCAGGACTTCACCGGTGTGCCGGCCGTGGTCGACCTGGCCGCCATGCGCGCAGCCATGGCCAAGGCCGGTGGTGACCCGCAGCGAATCAACCCGCTGTCACCGGTGGACCTGGTAATCGACCATTCGGTGATGGTCGACCACTACGGCACGCCGCAGGCCTTCAGCGAGAACGTCGATATCGAAATGCAGCGCAACGGCGAGCGCTACGCCTTCCTGCGCTGGGGGCAGAGCGCCTTCACCAACTTCCGCGTGGTACCGCCGGGCACCGGTATCTGCCACCAGGTCAACCTGGAATACCTGGGCCGCACCGTCTGGACCCGTGAAGCCGATGGTCGCACCTACGCCTTCCCCGACACCCTGGTCGGCACCGATTCGCACACCACCATGATCAACGGCCTGGGTGTGCTCGGCTGGGGCGTGGGCGGCATCGAAGCGGAGGCGGCCATGCTCGGCCAGCCAGTGTCGATGCTGATCCCCGAAGTGATCGGCTTCAAGCTGACCGGCAAGCTGCGTGAAGGCATCACCGCCACCGACCTGGTGCTGACGGTGACGCAGATGCTGCGCAAGAAGGGCGTGGTGGGCAAGTTCGTCGAATTCTATGGTGATGGCCTGGCCGAGCTGCCCTTGGCCGACCGTGCGACCATCGCCAACATGGCCCCGGAATACGGCGCCACCTGCGGCTTCTTCCCGGTCGACCAGGTGACCCTGGACTACCTGCGCCTGTCAGGGCGCCCCGAGGCGACCGTGCAACTGGTCGAGCAGTACTGCAAAGCCCAGGGCCTGTGGCGGCTGCCGGGCCAGGAGCCACTGTTCAGCGACAGCCTGGCGCTGGACATGCAAGAGGTCGAGGCCAGCCTGGCCGGGCCCAAGCGACCGCAGGACCGGGTGGCCCTTGGCCAGGTCAGCCAGGCCTTCGACCACTTCATCGAACTGCAACCCAAACCGCTGGCCAAAGAGGTCAGCCGCCTGGAAAGCGAAGGTGGCGGCGGCGTGGCGGTAGGCAACGCCGACCAGGCCGGGGAAATCGAATACAGCCATCAGGGCCAGACCCAGATCCTGCGCGATGGCGCCGTGGTGATCGCCGCGATCACCTCGTGCACCAACACCTCCAACCCCAGCGTGATGATGGCCGCCGGGCTGGTGGCGAAAAAGGCCCTGGAAAAAGGCCTGAAGCGCAAACCCTGGGTCAAGAGCTCGCTGGCGCCAGGCTCCAAGGTGGTGACCGACTACTTCAAGGCCGCCGGGCTCAGCCCTTACCTCGACCAACTGGGGTTCGACCTGGTCGGCTATGGCTGCACCACCTGCATCGGCAACTCCGGCCCGCTGGATGACGCGATCGAAAAAGCCATTGGCAGCGCCGACCTCACCGTGGCCTCGGTGTTGTCGGGCAACCGCAACTTCGAAGGCCGCGTGCACCCGCTGGTCAAGACCAACTGGCTGGCCTCGCCGCCGCTGGTGGTGGCCTATGCCCTGGCCGGCAGCGTGCGCCTGGACCTGACCCGCGATCCGCTGGGCACCGGCAAGGACGGCCAGCCGGTGTACCTGCGCGACATCTGGCCCAGCCAGCAGGAAATCGCCGCCGCCGTAGCCAAGGTCGACACGGAAATGTTCCACAGGGAATACGCCGAAGTGTTCGCCGGCGATGCACAGTGGCAGGCCATCCAGGTACCGCAGGCGGCCACCTACGTATGGCAAGCCGACTCCACTTATATCCAGCACCCACCATTCTTCGACGACATCGGCGGGCCACCCCCGCAGATCACCGACATCCAGGGTGCGCGGATCCTGGCGCTGCTGGGTGACTCGGTGACCACCGACCACATTTCCCCGGCCGGCAACATCAAGGCCGACAGCCCGGCCGGGCGCTACCTGCGTGAGCAGGGCGTGGAGCCACGCGACTTCAACTCCTACGGCTCGCGGCGTGGCAACCATGAAGTGATGATGCGCGGCACCTTCGCCAACATCCGCATCCGCAACGAAATGCTGGCGGGCGAAGAAGGCGGCAATACCCTGCACGTGCCCAGTGGCGAGAAGCTGTCGATCTACGACGCGGCCATGCGCTATCAGCAGGAAGGCACCCCGCTGGTGGTGATCGCCGGCCAGGAATACGGCACCGGTTCGAGCCGCGACTGGGCGGCCAAGGGCACCAACCTGCTGGGGGTCAAGGCGGTGCTGGCGGAAAGCTTCGAGCGCATTCACCGATCCAACCTGGTTGGCATGGGTGTGCTGCCACTGCAGTTCAAGGCCGGGCACAACCGCAAGCAACTGGGGCTGACCGGCAAGGAGCGGATCGATGTGCTGGGCTTGCACGGCGCGCAGATCCGCCCGGGCATGAGCCTGCCCTTGCGTATCACCCGCGCAGATGGGCAGCAGGAACAGATCGAGGTGCTGTGCCGGATCGATACCGTGAACGAGGTGGAGTACTTCAAGGCGGGGGGTATATTGCATTATGTGTTGCGACAGCTGATTGCGAGCTGA
- the rlmM gene encoding 23S rRNA (cytidine(2498)-2'-O)-methyltransferase RlmM, translating to MNTLFMHCRPGFEGEVCAEISEHAARLGVAGYAKGKPQSASAEFVCSEEGGAERLMGELRFNQLIFPRQWARGGYVELPESDRISVLLAHLADFPVFGSLWLEVLDSNEGKELSTFCRKFEVPLRKALEKAGRLVDDASRPRLLLTFISGRRVFAGVAPATNSALWPMGIPRLKFPREAPSRSTLKLEEAWHQFIPREQWEQRLGDDMTGVDLGASPGGWTYQLVRRGMLVTAIDNGPMAESLMDTGLVQHLMADGFTWQPKQPVDWMVCDIVEKPARTTSLIETWLGEGLCREAVVNLKLPMKQRYAEVRRLLDRMEATFKARKIKVSIACKQLYHDREEVTCHLRRMDLKPR from the coding sequence ATGAATACCCTGTTCATGCATTGCCGGCCCGGTTTCGAGGGTGAGGTGTGCGCCGAAATCAGCGAACATGCCGCCCGCCTGGGCGTTGCCGGCTATGCCAAAGGCAAGCCGCAAAGTGCCAGTGCCGAGTTTGTCTGTAGCGAGGAGGGCGGTGCCGAGCGCTTGATGGGGGAACTGCGCTTCAACCAGCTGATTTTCCCGCGGCAGTGGGCCCGTGGCGGTTATGTCGAACTGCCTGAAAGCGACCGTATCAGTGTGTTGCTGGCGCACCTGGCCGACTTTCCGGTGTTCGGCAGCCTGTGGCTGGAGGTGCTGGACAGCAACGAAGGCAAGGAACTGTCTACCTTCTGCCGCAAGTTCGAGGTGCCGCTGCGCAAGGCCCTGGAAAAGGCCGGCCGCCTGGTCGACGATGCCAGCCGCCCACGCCTGCTGCTCACCTTCATCAGCGGCCGCCGGGTGTTCGCTGGCGTTGCCCCTGCTACCAACAGCGCGCTGTGGCCCATGGGCATCCCGCGTTTGAAATTCCCCCGCGAGGCACCCAGCCGCTCGACCCTCAAGCTGGAAGAAGCCTGGCACCAGTTCATTCCGCGCGAGCAGTGGGAACAGCGCCTGGGCGATGACATGACCGGTGTCGACCTGGGGGCTTCGCCGGGTGGCTGGACCTACCAACTGGTGCGCCGGGGCATGCTGGTGACTGCCATCGACAATGGGCCGATGGCCGAAAGCCTGATGGACACAGGGCTGGTCCAGCACCTGATGGCCGATGGTTTCACCTGGCAACCGAAGCAGCCGGTGGACTGGATGGTGTGCGACATCGTCGAGAAGCCGGCGCGTACCACTTCGCTGATCGAGACCTGGCTGGGTGAGGGGCTGTGCCGTGAGGCGGTGGTCAACCTGAAGCTGCCGATGAAGCAGCGCTACGCCGAAGTACGCCGGCTGCTCGACCGCATGGAGGCGACGTTCAAGGCGCGCAAGATCAAGGTGTCGATTGCCTGCAAGCAGCTGTACCACGACCGTGAGGAAGTGACCTGCCATCTGCGCCGGATGGACTTGAAACCGCGCTGA
- the tusA gene encoding sulfurtransferase TusA, producing the protein MTDFTPDAILDATGLNCPEPVMMLHQHVRDLAAGGLLKVIATDPSTRRDIPKFCNFLGHELLQQQEDAGTFLYWIRKKAD; encoded by the coding sequence ATGACCGATTTCACCCCCGACGCCATCCTCGACGCCACTGGCCTGAACTGCCCGGAACCGGTGATGATGCTGCACCAGCACGTGCGTGACCTGGCCGCTGGCGGCCTGCTCAAGGTCATCGCCACCGACCCCTCGACCCGCCGCGACATCCCCAAGTTCTGCAACTTCCTCGGCCACGAACTGCTGCAGCAGCAGGAGGACGCCGGTACCTTCCTGTACTGGATCCGCAAGAAAGCCGACTGA
- the pdxB gene encoding 4-phosphoerythronate dehydrogenase PdxB — protein MLIVADENIPLLDAFFQGFGEIRRYPGRSLDAASVKDADILLVRSVTKVDRQLLEGSRVRFVGTCTIGTDHLDLNYFAEAGIRWSSAPGCNARGVVDYVLGSLLTLAELDGVALPERVYGVVGAGEVGGRLVRVLHGLGWKVLVCDPLRQAAEGGDYVSLETILQQCDVISLHTPLQRGGEHPTWHLLGQAQLAQLRPGAWLVNASRGPVVDNAALRELLLDREDVHAVLDVWEGEPQVDLQLADLCTLASPHIAGYSLDGRQRGTAQIYQALCGFLGVDEQVQLADLLPRPPLAQIELDASTDPAWAMATLCRAVYDPRRDDADFRRSLSDDPQQQRAAFDQLRKQYPPRREIEGLGVRLRGESPQLAQLVSALGGVLV, from the coding sequence ATGCTGATAGTTGCCGACGAGAACATCCCGCTGCTCGATGCCTTCTTCCAGGGTTTCGGCGAAATCCGCCGTTACCCGGGCCGAAGCCTCGATGCCGCCAGCGTCAAGGACGCCGACATCCTGCTGGTGCGCTCGGTGACCAAGGTCGACCGCCAGTTGCTCGAAGGCAGCCGTGTGCGCTTTGTCGGTACCTGCACCATCGGCACCGACCACCTCGACCTGAACTACTTTGCCGAGGCCGGTATCCGCTGGAGTAGCGCGCCGGGCTGCAATGCCCGCGGCGTGGTCGATTACGTGCTGGGCAGCCTGCTGACCCTGGCCGAGCTGGATGGCGTGGCACTGCCCGAGCGCGTGTATGGCGTGGTGGGCGCGGGTGAAGTGGGTGGGCGCCTGGTGCGGGTGCTGCACGGCCTGGGCTGGAAGGTACTGGTATGCGACCCGCTGCGCCAGGCCGCCGAGGGCGGCGACTACGTCAGCCTCGAGACCATCCTGCAACAGTGCGATGTTATAAGCCTGCACACCCCCTTGCAGCGTGGCGGCGAGCACCCGACCTGGCACCTGCTGGGCCAGGCGCAGCTGGCCCAGTTGCGCCCGGGTGCGTGGCTGGTCAACGCCAGCCGTGGCCCGGTGGTGGATAACGCGGCCCTGCGCGAACTGCTGCTGGACCGCGAAGACGTGCATGCGGTGCTGGATGTGTGGGAGGGTGAGCCGCAGGTCGACTTGCAACTGGCCGACCTGTGCACGCTGGCTTCGCCGCACATTGCCGGCTACAGCCTCGACGGTCGCCAGCGTGGTACGGCGCAGATCTACCAGGCGCTGTGCGGCTTCCTCGGTGTGGATGAACAGGTGCAACTGGCCGACCTGCTGCCTCGGCCGCCGCTTGCGCAGATCGAACTGGATGCCAGCACCGACCCGGCCTGGGCCATGGCCACCCTGTGCCGCGCGGTGTACGACCCACGCCGCGACGATGCCGATTTCCGCCGCAGCCTCAGCGACGACCCGCAGCAACAGCGTGCAGCATTCGACCAGTTGCGCAAGCAGTACCCGCCACGGCGCGAGATCGAGGGGCTAGGGGTGCGCTTGCGTGGGGAGTCGCCGCAGTTGGCGCAGCTGGTCAGTGCCTTGGGTGGGGTGCTGGTCTGA
- a CDS encoding PA1571 family protein, producing MSLQHGSDNQKPRTTPQPQVCGSIIDAQGREVPITEQMIQQACKALEESRVERVRKG from the coding sequence ATGAGCTTGCAGCATGGCAGCGACAACCAGAAGCCCCGGACCACCCCGCAACCGCAGGTGTGCGGTTCGATCATCGACGCCCAGGGGCGCGAAGTACCGATCACCGAGCAGATGATCCAGCAGGCCTGCAAGGCCCTGGAAGAAAGCCGGGTAGAGCGCGTACGCAAAGGTTGA
- a CDS encoding ABC transporter transmembrane domain-containing protein, whose amino-acid sequence MPESVSSRQRRALRLGWQFVRPYRRQVLLALLALVVTAAITLSMGQGIRLLVDQGFMTRSAHQLNQTIGLFLLLVLALAVGTFSRFYLVSWIGERCVADIRRAVFDHLIGLHPGFFEDNRSSEIQSRLTADTTLLQSVIGSSLSMFLRNALMVIGGVALLFITNPKLTSIVVVALPLVLAPILLFGRRVRSLSRQSQDRVADVGSYVAEALGQIKTVQAYNHQAHDRELFAGTVEAAFAVARQRIAQRAWLITLVIVLVLGAVGVMLWVGGMDVIAGRISAGELAAFVFYSLIVGSAFGTLSEVIGELQRAAGAAERIAELLAARSAILPPAVAQVLPQQRASGRIELQQLVFAYPSRPSVAAVDGLSLAIEPGQTVALVGPSGAGKSTLFDLLLRFYDPQQGRILLDGRAITELDPAQLRQQFALVAQNPSLFRGTVEANIRYGRPEATLAEVEAAARGAHADAFIRQLPQGYQTPLGEGGIGLSGGQRQRLAIARALLVDAPILLLDEATSALDAQSEHLIQQALPRLMAGRTTLVIAHRLATVQHADRIAVIDKGRLVAVGTHRQLIEESPLYARLAALQFTTG is encoded by the coding sequence ATGCCCGAATCGGTTTCCTCGCGTCAACGCCGCGCCTTGCGCCTGGGTTGGCAGTTCGTTCGCCCGTACCGTCGCCAGGTGCTGCTGGCCTTGCTGGCACTGGTTGTCACCGCCGCCATCACCTTGTCCATGGGCCAGGGCATCCGCCTGCTGGTGGACCAGGGCTTCATGACCCGCTCCGCGCATCAGCTCAACCAGACCATCGGGCTGTTCCTGCTGCTGGTGCTGGCCCTGGCGGTGGGTACCTTCAGCCGCTTCTACCTGGTGTCGTGGATCGGCGAGCGCTGCGTGGCCGATATCCGTCGGGCCGTGTTCGACCACCTGATCGGCTTGCACCCTGGGTTTTTCGAAGACAATCGCAGCTCCGAGATCCAGTCGCGGCTGACCGCTGATACCACCTTGCTGCAATCGGTAATCGGTTCATCGCTGTCGATGTTCCTGCGCAACGCGCTGATGGTCATCGGTGGCGTGGCTTTGCTGTTCATCACCAACCCCAAGCTCACCAGCATCGTGGTGGTAGCGCTGCCGCTGGTGCTGGCGCCGATCCTGCTGTTCGGCCGCCGGGTACGTAGCCTGTCGCGGCAGAGCCAGGACCGGGTGGCCGATGTGGGCAGCTATGTGGCCGAGGCCCTCGGGCAGATCAAGACCGTGCAGGCCTACAACCATCAGGCGCACGACCGCGAGCTGTTCGCCGGCACGGTCGAAGCGGCGTTTGCCGTGGCCCGGCAGCGGATTGCCCAGCGTGCCTGGCTTATCACCCTGGTGATCGTGCTGGTGCTGGGAGCGGTGGGGGTGATGTTGTGGGTTGGCGGCATGGACGTGATCGCCGGGCGCATTTCTGCGGGCGAACTGGCCGCCTTCGTGTTCTACAGCCTGATCGTCGGCAGTGCCTTCGGTACCCTCAGCGAGGTGATCGGCGAGCTGCAGCGGGCGGCGGGCGCGGCCGAGCGCATTGCCGAACTGTTGGCGGCGCGCAGTGCAATCCTGCCGCCCGCCGTGGCGCAGGTGCTGCCGCAGCAGCGGGCCAGTGGGCGTATCGAGTTGCAGCAGTTGGTGTTCGCTTATCCGTCACGGCCCTCGGTGGCGGCTGTCGATGGCCTGAGCCTGGCCATCGAGCCGGGGCAGACCGTGGCGCTGGTTGGGCCATCGGGGGCGGGCAAGTCGACCTTGTTCGATTTGTTGTTGCGCTTCTACGACCCCCAGCAAGGGCGCATCCTGCTCGATGGCCGGGCGATTACCGAACTCGACCCCGCTCAACTGCGCCAGCAGTTCGCCCTGGTGGCACAAAACCCTTCGCTGTTTCGCGGCACGGTCGAGGCCAACATCCGCTATGGCCGGCCCGAGGCGACCCTGGCCGAGGTCGAGGCAGCGGCCCGTGGTGCCCATGCCGACGCATTCATCCGGCAACTGCCGCAGGGCTACCAGACACCGCTGGGCGAGGGCGGCATCGGCCTGTCCGGCGGGCAGCGGCAACGCCTGGCCATCGCCCGTGCGTTGCTGGTCGATGCACCGATCCTGTTGCTGGACGAAGCCACCAGCGCCCTCGACGCGCAAAGCGAACACCTGATCCAGCAGGCGTTGCCCCGCCTGATGGCCGGGCGCACTACCCTGGTGATCGCCCATCGGCTGGCTACGGTACAGCATGCCGACCGTATCGCGGTCATCGACAAGGGCCGTCTGGTGGCGGTGGGGACGCATCGCCAGTTGATCGAAGAGAGCCCGTTGTATGCGCGGCTGGCGGCCTTGCAGTTCACTACGGGGTAG
- a CDS encoding methyl-accepting chemotaxis protein produces MSATAQEVARHAAEAARAADDADHSAQAGEQVMQQTIDIIGVVNREIAGTAAVIRDLEHDSTRIGKVLEVIRGIAEQTNLLALNAAIEAARAGEAGRGFAVVADEVRSLAQRTAASIAEIHQIIEAVQSGAVEAVKAIESGQQRSEEGAEQVQQAGQMLQRITLAVEAIRDMNRQIATAAEEQTSVAEDISRNLIEITRIATANQEAVQHTEQAGQRLHGLSGQLGEVTSRLTA; encoded by the coding sequence ATGTCTGCCACCGCCCAGGAAGTCGCGCGCCACGCCGCCGAGGCCGCCCGCGCGGCGGACGACGCCGACCACAGTGCCCAGGCGGGCGAGCAGGTGATGCAGCAGACCATCGATATCATCGGCGTGGTCAACCGCGAAATTGCCGGTACGGCGGCGGTGATTCGCGACCTGGAGCATGACAGCACGCGCATTGGCAAAGTCCTCGAAGTGATCCGTGGCATTGCCGAGCAGACTAACCTGCTGGCGCTCAACGCGGCCATTGAAGCGGCCCGTGCCGGCGAGGCCGGGCGTGGTTTTGCGGTAGTCGCCGATGAGGTGCGCAGCCTGGCCCAGCGCACGGCGGCTTCGATTGCCGAGATCCACCAGATCATCGAAGCAGTGCAGTCGGGGGCGGTGGAAGCGGTCAAGGCCATCGAAAGCGGCCAGCAGCGCAGCGAGGAGGGTGCCGAACAGGTGCAGCAGGCCGGGCAGATGCTGCAGCGCATCACCCTGGCGGTGGAGGCAATCCGCGACATGAACCGGCAGATCGCCACGGCGGCCGAAGAGCAGACCAGCGTGGCCGAGGACATCTCGCGCAACCTGATCGAAATCACCCGCATCGCCACGGCCAACCAGGAGGCCGTACAGCATACCGAGCAGGCGGGGCAGCGCCTGCATGGGTTGTCGGGGCAACTGGGCGAAGTCACCTCCCGTCTCACTGCCTGA
- the mqo gene encoding malate dehydrogenase (quinone), whose translation MKKFLLTFLCLGVIGCSKPAEPEKTVDVLLIGGGIMSASLGTYLTELEPSWKVDVYERLDQVAEESSNAWNNAGTGHSAFCELNYTSVGKDGSIDISKAVGVNEQFEVSKQFWAYQVEQGVLSNPKSFINNVPHMSFVWGDDNVAFLHKRVDALQHSSLFRGMEISEDHEQIRKWAPLVMEGRDPGQKVAATRMAIGTDVNFGEITRQLFAAMTRNPNVSLNLRHEVRDIVRNDDGTWQVRVADLANGGKEKAVNARFVFIGAGGGALKLLQKSGIPEAEGYAGFPVGGQFLMTDNPDLVARHQAKLYGKASVGAPPMSVPHLDTRMIDGKQVLLFGPFATFSTKYLKHGSLLDMFASLNSHNVLPMVNAGIDNIDLSTYLMGQLMLSFDDRMNALREYFPNAKNEDWKLLQAGQRVQVIKKDPVLGGVLQFGTEVVAAQDGSIAALLGASPGASTAAPIMLTVLEKTFKDRIQSPAWQARLKEIVPSYGQKLNNNLALTNQTREWSSERLQLLYVPVEAEVAH comes from the coding sequence ATGAAGAAATTCCTGCTGACGTTCCTCTGCCTGGGCGTCATCGGCTGCTCCAAACCCGCGGAACCGGAAAAGACTGTCGACGTGCTGCTGATCGGCGGTGGCATCATGAGTGCTAGCCTGGGCACCTACCTCACCGAGCTGGAGCCCTCCTGGAAGGTCGACGTCTACGAACGCCTGGACCAGGTGGCCGAAGAAAGCTCCAACGCCTGGAACAACGCCGGTACCGGTCACTCTGCGTTCTGCGAGCTGAACTACACCAGCGTCGGCAAGGACGGCAGCATCGACATCAGCAAGGCTGTGGGGGTCAACGAGCAGTTCGAGGTATCCAAGCAGTTCTGGGCCTACCAGGTCGAGCAGGGCGTGCTGAGCAACCCGAAGTCGTTCATCAACAACGTGCCGCACATGAGCTTTGTCTGGGGTGACGACAATGTCGCCTTCCTGCACAAGCGCGTCGACGCCCTGCAGCACAGTTCGCTGTTCCGCGGCATGGAAATCTCCGAAGACCACGAGCAGATCCGTAAGTGGGCACCCCTGGTGATGGAAGGCCGTGACCCGGGGCAGAAGGTCGCCGCCACGCGCATGGCCATCGGCACCGACGTGAACTTTGGCGAAATCACTCGCCAGCTGTTCGCCGCGATGACCCGCAACCCCAACGTGTCGCTGAACCTGCGTCATGAAGTGCGCGACATCGTACGCAACGACGACGGCACCTGGCAGGTGCGGGTGGCCGACCTGGCCAACGGTGGCAAGGAAAAGGCCGTCAACGCCCGCTTCGTGTTCATTGGTGCCGGTGGTGGCGCGCTGAAGCTGCTGCAGAAGTCGGGGATCCCCGAAGCCGAAGGCTATGCCGGCTTCCCGGTCGGTGGCCAGTTCCTGATGACCGACAACCCCGACCTGGTCGCCCGCCACCAGGCCAAGCTGTACGGCAAGGCCTCGGTCGGCGCGCCGCCGATGTCGGTACCGCACCTGGACACGCGGATGATCGATGGCAAGCAGGTGCTGCTGTTCGGCCCGTTCGCCACCTTCTCCACCAAGTACCTCAAGCATGGCTCGCTGCTGGACATGTTCGCCTCGCTGAACAGCCACAACGTGCTGCCAATGGTCAATGCCGGCATCGACAACATCGACCTCAGCACCTACCTGATGGGGCAGTTGATGCTCAGTTTCGATGACCGCATGAACGCCCTGCGCGAGTATTTCCCCAACGCCAAGAACGAGGACTGGAAGCTGCTGCAGGCCGGCCAGCGGGTGCAGGTGATCAAGAAGGACCCGGTACTGGGCGGTGTGCTGCAGTTCGGTACTGAAGTGGTGGCGGCGCAGGACGGCAGCATCGCTGCGTTGCTGGGCGCTTCGCCGGGTGCCTCGACCGCGGCGCCGATCATGCTGACCGTGCTGGAAAAGACCTTCAAGGACCGTATCCAGTCGCCAGCCTGGCAGGCCAGGCTCAAGGAAATCGTGCCGAGCTATGGGCAGAAGCTGAACAACAACCTGGCGCTGACCAACCAGACCCGTGAGTGGAGCAGCGAGCGCCTGCAGTTGCTGTATGTGCCGGTGGAGGCTGAGGTGGCGCACTGA
- a CDS encoding YgdI/YgdR family lipoprotein, which translates to MIQRTLPAFLLVLGLGALAGCASPTVITLNDGREIQATDTPKYDEDSGFYEFEQLDGKRTRLNKDQIRTVKEL; encoded by the coding sequence ATGATTCAACGGACCCTACCCGCCTTCCTGCTCGTCTTGGGCCTGGGCGCCCTCGCTGGCTGCGCATCGCCAACCGTCATTACCCTGAATGACGGTCGCGAAATCCAGGCCACCGACACACCGAAGTACGATGAAGACTCGGGCTTCTACGAATTCGAGCAACTGGACGGCAAGCGCACGCGCTTGAACAAGGACCAGATCCGCACCGTCAAAGAGCTCTGA